A single genomic interval of Mustelus asterias chromosome 25, sMusAst1.hap1.1, whole genome shotgun sequence harbors:
- the LOC144479251 gene encoding acidic mammalian chitinase-like, which produces MAKLLLGTVVVLLACLELGSAYRLVCYFTNWSQYRPGEGKFKPHNVDPCLCTHMIYAFAGMRSNKIATYAWDDVKLYHEFNALKNKNKDLKTLLSVGGWNFGTAKYTAMVSSPGNRQIFIKSAISFLRGYGFDGLDIDWEYPGSRGSPPRDKHLYTVLAQELMAAFEAEGKSTGKPRLLLSLAVAGGKNNIDTGYEVPQLGQIVDFFNVMTYDFFGPWSHATGENSPLYALPNSKSTINLEFNVNFAMKYWLKMGAPADKLNAGFATYGHTFRLRSSAHGVGAPASGAGPAGQFTRQAGFLAYYEICTFLKSATVVWNTPQMVPYAYKGREWVGYDNVKSFQDKIAWLKKVNIGGAMVWDLALDDFSGAFCGQGPYPLINTLYTGLGVSTGCVPSKTTQKPAVPATQAPSGGGGGSSGGGGSSSGGGSSSGGGGSSGGSGFCAGKASGTYPDPKDKNKFYECVNGRTYQESCASGLVFDASCKCCNWA; this is translated from the exons ATGGCAAAGCTTCTACTTGGAACAG TGGTGGTCTTGTTGGCGTGCCTGGAACTGG GCTCTGCCTACAGACTGGTTTGTTACTTTACAAATTGGTCCCAGTACAGACCAGGAGAGGGGAAGTTCAAGCCGCACAATGTGGATCCCTGCTTGTGCACACATATGATCTACGCTTTCGCTGGGATGAGAAGCAATAAAATTGCCACTTATGCATGGGATGATGTGAAACTCTACCACGAATTCAACGCCCTTAAAAACAA AAATAAAGACCTTAAGACACTCCTGTCCGTCGGAGGCTGGAACTTTGGAACTGCGAA ATACACCGCCATGGTTTCCTCACCAGGAAACCGCCAGATTTTCATTAAGTCTGCGATTAGCTTCCTGCGCGGTTACGGTTTTGATGGTTTGGATATTGACTGGGAATATCCTGGCTCAAGAGGAAGTCCCCCACGTGACAAGCATCTCTACACCGTGCTGGCACAG GAACTGATGGCAGCCTTTGAAGCTGAGGGGAAAAGCACCGGAAAACCAAGACTGCTGCTGTCACTTGCAGTTGCTGGTGGGAAGAATAACATTGATACTGGCTATGAGGTTCCTCAGCTTGGACA GATTGTGGACTTTTTCAATGTGATGACATATGATTTCTTTGGACCCTGGAGTCACGCCACTGGAGAAAACAGCCCACTTTATGCTCTCCCAAATTCCAAGAGCACCATCAATCTTGAGTTTAATGTG AACTTTGCAATGAAATACTGGTTAAAGATGGGAGCTCCTGCAGACAAACTGAACGCTGGATTTGCTACATATGGCCACACCTTCAGACTGAGATCATCCGCTCATGGAGTTGGAGCCCCTGCATCAGGCGCTGGTCCAGCTGGACAGTTCACCAGACAGGCTGGGTTCTTAGCCTACTATGAG atctgcacatttttgaagaGTGCCACCGTGGTATGGAATACTCCACAGATGGTCCCATATGCTTATAAAGGGAGAGAATGGGTTGGATATGACAATGTGAAGAGCTTTCAAGATAAG ATTGCGTGGCTGAAAAAGGTCAACATTGGAGGAGCAatggtgtgggatcttgctctggatGATTTCTCTGGTGCTTTCTGCGGCCAAGGACCATATCCCCTCATTAACACTCTGTACACTGGACTTGGAGTTTCTACAG GTTGTGTTCCTTCCAAAACAACACAGAAGCCAGCTGTTCCTGCAACTCAGGCACCtagcggtggtggtggtggaagcagcggtggtggtggaagcagcagtggtggtggaagcagcagcGGTGGTGGTGGCAGCAGTGGCGGAAGTGGATTCTGCGCCGGCAAAGCCAGTGGTACCTACCCTGATCCAAAAGACAAGAACAAGTTTTATGAATGTGTCAATGGAAGGACCTACCAGGAGAGTTGCGCTTCTGGATTAGTCTTTGACGCCTCCTGCAAATGCTGCAACTGGGCATAA